In Acidaminococcus timonensis, one DNA window encodes the following:
- a CDS encoding LysR family transcriptional regulator, whose product MELEKEYILTITRCGSFSKAAEALHMTQPALSIAIRKVETRLGMPLFNRKKHPLQLTEAGAVYVRGLREIKKVEETVDQQLKDLADLVTGNLRIGGSHYLNAHILPPLLTRFSAAYPGIQIDLLESSSAHLASLLKERELDLTFSCNPEFIPAFKHYSIFHDTILLAVPADSAFHEQYGPWQLSAAQVAAGRHLESACPSLPLAALSFLDYIVLRPGNNLHDRVAEIFRAASCTPRIKTQVSQLATVYHLAKAGYASAFICDRLVDPHDRKLVFYKIDLPVTDREFFLLLPQEEYTPRAVRAFIRFCREHPLLP is encoded by the coding sequence GTGGAATTGGAGAAAGAATATATCCTGACGATTACCCGCTGCGGCAGTTTTTCCAAAGCTGCAGAGGCCCTGCATATGACCCAGCCTGCGCTCAGCATTGCCATCCGTAAGGTAGAGACACGGCTGGGTATGCCCCTCTTCAACCGGAAAAAGCACCCGCTCCAGTTGACGGAAGCAGGTGCTGTCTATGTACGCGGACTGCGCGAAATCAAAAAGGTGGAAGAAACGGTGGACCAGCAGTTAAAAGATCTGGCCGACCTGGTCACCGGAAATCTTCGGATCGGGGGCTCTCACTACCTCAACGCCCATATCCTGCCCCCCCTGCTGACCCGGTTCAGTGCAGCCTATCCCGGCATCCAGATCGATTTGCTGGAAAGCAGCTCCGCCCATCTGGCTTCTCTGCTCAAAGAACGGGAACTGGATCTGACCTTCAGCTGCAATCCGGAATTCATACCGGCTTTCAAGCACTACAGCATTTTTCACGACACCATTCTCCTGGCTGTCCCGGCTGACAGTGCCTTTCATGAACAGTATGGGCCATGGCAGCTTTCAGCGGCCCAGGTTGCAGCCGGAAGGCATCTGGAAAGCGCCTGCCCGAGCCTGCCCCTTGCAGCCCTCTCATTTCTTGACTATATCGTTCTCCGCCCGGGGAACAATCTCCATGACCGGGTGGCTGAAATCTTCAGGGCAGCCAGCTGCACGCCCCGGATCAAGACTCAGGTTTCCCAGCTGGCCACGGTCTACCATCTGGCCAAAGCCGGTTATGCTTCGGCTTTCATTTGTGACCGGTTGGTGGATCCCCATGACAGGAAGCTGGTTTTTTACAAAATCGACCTTCCCGTCACAGACCGGGAATTTTTTCTGCTGCTGCCCCAGGAAGAATATACACCCCGGGCCGTACGGGCTTTCATTCGCTTTTGCCGGGAGCATCCCCTGTTGCCGTAG
- a CDS encoding IS3 family transposase, whose translation MSSLRGSFKLKDILSYTQMPKATYMYWQKRFDRENPDQEVEEKIQEIRSQHKDYGYRRMTGELKNQGICVNKKKVQRIMQKLSLQVTSFTRKSRKYSSYKGKVGTIAPNRIHRRFETNIPHQKITTDTSEFKYYEADSQGHLTLRKLYLDPFLDMFNNEIISYGIAKYPSANSILEAQAKAIKITADCPYRRTFHSDQGWAYQMKFYTKRLKNERIFQSMSRKGNCHDNAVMENFFGLLKQEIYYGVTYYSYKELKGAIERYIKYYNEQRIKEKLGWKSPVQYRLSLQAA comes from the coding sequence ATCTCCAGTCTCCGAGGATCATTCAAGTTGAAAGACATTCTCTCCTATACGCAAATGCCCAAAGCAACCTATATGTACTGGCAGAAACGGTTTGACCGCGAGAATCCAGACCAGGAAGTAGAGGAGAAAATACAGGAAATCCGCAGCCAGCATAAAGATTATGGATACCGTCGCATGACCGGTGAGCTAAAGAACCAAGGGATTTGCGTGAACAAGAAGAAAGTTCAACGTATCATGCAGAAACTGAGCCTTCAGGTAACATCTTTTACCCGGAAGAGCCGTAAATACAGCTCCTATAAGGGTAAGGTAGGAACCATTGCTCCAAATAGGATACATCGTCGTTTTGAGACGAATATCCCTCACCAGAAGATTACGACCGACACTTCAGAATTCAAATACTATGAAGCAGATTCACAGGGACATTTGACTCTGCGCAAGCTTTATCTGGATCCTTTCCTGGACATGTTCAATAATGAAATCATCAGCTATGGAATAGCCAAATATCCTTCGGCTAACAGCATACTGGAAGCTCAAGCCAAAGCAATCAAAATTACTGCTGATTGTCCGTATCGAAGAACATTTCACTCCGATCAGGGCTGGGCATACCAAATGAAATTCTATACCAAAAGACTAAAAAACGAACGAATTTTTCAGAGCATGTCTCGAAAAGGCAACTGTCATGATAACGCTGTAATGGAAAACTTCTTCGGCTTACTGAAGCAGGAAATATATTACGGAGTGACCTACTACAGCTACAAAGAATTAAAAGGCGCTATCGAACGATACATCAAATACTATAACGAGCAAAGAATCAAGGAAAAACTGGGCTGGAAAAGTCCTGTTCAATACAGGCTTTCCTTGCAGGCAGCATAA
- a CDS encoding phosphoribosylaminoimidazolesuccinocarboxamide synthase codes for MQEYKPVKSGKVREIYDLGDSLIMVASDRISAFDHILKNTITDKGAVLTQMSKFWFDLTKDIIPNHMISVDPADMPEFFRTPEFAGKSMKCRKLNMIPVECIVRGYITGSGWESYKENGTVCGIKMPEGLKECQKLPEPLFTPSTKAELGDHDENITEEQCVTYLEKRFPGKGAEYTKAIKDATIDLYKKCADYAYNRGIIIADTKFEFGLDEKGNVVLGDEMLTPDSSRFWPLKGYEAGKSQPSYDKQFVRDWLKANPDSDYLLPQDVIDKTIAKYKEAYELLTGKKFSK; via the coding sequence ATGCAGGAATACAAACCCGTTAAATCTGGGAAAGTACGTGAAATTTACGATCTGGGCGACAGCCTGATCATGGTGGCTTCCGACCGGATCTCCGCGTTCGACCACATTCTGAAGAACACCATTACGGACAAGGGTGCCGTCCTGACCCAAATGTCCAAATTCTGGTTCGACCTGACGAAGGACATCATCCCCAACCACATGATCAGTGTGGATCCGGCGGATATGCCCGAATTCTTCCGTACCCCGGAATTCGCCGGCAAGAGCATGAAATGCCGCAAGCTGAACATGATTCCCGTAGAATGCATCGTCCGTGGCTACATCACCGGCAGCGGCTGGGAATCCTACAAAGAAAACGGTACCGTCTGCGGCATCAAGATGCCCGAAGGCCTGAAAGAATGCCAGAAGCTGCCTGAACCGCTGTTCACCCCCAGCACCAAGGCAGAACTGGGCGATCACGATGAAAACATCACCGAAGAACAGTGCGTGACCTACCTGGAAAAGAGATTCCCGGGCAAAGGCGCTGAATACACCAAGGCCATCAAAGATGCCACCATCGACCTGTACAAAAAATGTGCCGACTATGCGTACAATCGGGGCATCATCATCGCCGACACCAAATTCGAATTCGGCCTGGACGAAAAGGGCAACGTGGTCCTGGGCGACGAAATGCTGACCCCGGACAGCTCCCGGTTCTGGCCGCTGAAGGGCTACGAAGCCGGCAAGAGCCAGCCTTCCTACGACAAGCAGTTCGTCCGTGACTGGCTGAAGGCCAACCCGGACAGCGACTACCTGCTGCCCCAGGATGTCATCGACAAGACCATTGCCAAATACAAGGAAGCCTACGAATTGCTGACAGGCAAAAAGTTCAGCAAGTAA
- the pta gene encoding phosphate acetyltransferase: MAFMDELKARVKPAQKRIVLPENDSDRALKAAAIVTKEGFAKIVLVGDPAKLQKDADRLGISFDGVQIVNPATYEKMDELCAYFAERRKKKGMTVEKAREIMLNDTTFFGAGLLAMGDADGVVSGSTRTSADTIKAGLQVVGVKPGNKTVCSGFIILSDKKNLGDNGKLVFGDCGVIIEPTAEQLADIAVSCADRARNTLDIKEPKVALLCYSTKGSGSGEEVDKVKEAVEILKSRNVDFEFDGELQADAALVPEVGERKAPGSKVAGHANVLIFPNLCAANIGYKLVERFSGATCLGPLVQGLAKPVLDLSRGCSTQDVVDVCAVCACDAIAAEDNK, encoded by the coding sequence ATGGCATTTATGGACGAACTGAAGGCTCGTGTTAAACCTGCACAAAAGAGAATTGTGCTGCCGGAAAACGACAGTGACAGAGCGCTGAAGGCTGCTGCTATCGTTACCAAAGAAGGTTTTGCTAAAATCGTGCTGGTAGGGGATCCTGCTAAACTGCAAAAGGATGCAGATCGTCTGGGCATCAGCTTTGACGGTGTACAAATCGTCAACCCTGCAACCTATGAAAAAATGGACGAACTGTGCGCTTACTTTGCAGAACGGAGAAAGAAAAAGGGCATGACCGTGGAAAAAGCACGGGAAATCATGCTGAACGATACCACGTTCTTCGGCGCCGGCCTGCTGGCCATGGGCGATGCTGACGGTGTGGTTTCCGGTTCTACCCGGACTTCTGCTGATACCATCAAAGCAGGTCTGCAGGTTGTGGGCGTAAAACCCGGCAACAAGACCGTATGCAGCGGCTTCATCATCCTGAGCGACAAGAAGAACCTGGGCGACAACGGCAAACTGGTCTTCGGTGACTGCGGCGTTATCATCGAACCGACGGCTGAACAGCTGGCTGATATCGCAGTAAGCTGCGCTGACCGTGCCCGCAACACCCTGGATATCAAAGAACCGAAAGTGGCTCTGCTGTGCTACTCCACCAAAGGCTCCGGCTCCGGTGAAGAAGTCGACAAAGTGAAGGAAGCTGTTGAAATCCTGAAGTCCCGCAATGTGGATTTCGAATTCGACGGCGAACTGCAGGCTGATGCTGCCCTGGTTCCTGAAGTGGGCGAACGCAAGGCTCCTGGCTCCAAAGTGGCCGGCCATGCCAACGTACTGATTTTCCCGAACCTGTGTGCTGCCAACATCGGCTACAAACTGGTTGAACGGTTCAGCGGTGCTACCTGCCTTGGGCCTCTGGTTCAGGGTCTGGCCAAACCGGTCCTGGATCTGAGCCGTGGCTGCTCCACCCAGGATGTGGTGGATGTATGCGCTGTTTGCGCCTGCGATGCCATCGCTGCAGAAGACAACAAATAA
- a CDS encoding dicarboxylate/amino acid:cation symporter, translated as MGFIFKPWNRLSLFTRIMIGFVLGILVGLVFGPQAAVLNPLGTILTRLLTMVVAPMVLCLLVVAAADVGDGKKLGRMGVKTVASFLISTAFAIVVGLFFANLFHVGTGVDLSGTVPAVKKSTQDVSLIGTLVNIIPSNPFQSLAQQNLLQIIFFALILGFCLMKMGSKGEPLLNIFRVGKEVMGDLTNRVLEFTPYGVFGLMATVVGKNGSAIMIPYLKCIAALYLSGFLYVIIIQAGVMGGLIGHISPLRFLRTMKEAMAFVFATCSSVATIPINLKCTKNLGVDEDTANFIIPFGAVMNMNGTAIYEAVAVVFTAEIFGIHLSATDQLMVMVSATLAAIGTAGIPGSGLVMLTIVLSAAHLPMEAIGLLAGIDRILNMGRVIPNIVGDAASAVVIAKSEGTLKKV; from the coding sequence ATGGGATTTATTTTTAAACCTTGGAATCGCTTGAGCCTGTTCACCCGGATTATGATCGGGTTTGTACTGGGTATCCTGGTGGGGCTGGTATTCGGCCCCCAGGCTGCCGTCCTGAATCCGCTGGGGACCATCCTGACCCGGCTCCTGACCATGGTGGTGGCACCTATGGTGCTGTGCCTTCTGGTGGTGGCTGCGGCTGATGTGGGGGATGGAAAGAAACTGGGCCGTATGGGTGTGAAGACGGTGGCGTCCTTTCTGATTTCCACGGCCTTTGCCATTGTGGTGGGACTGTTCTTCGCCAACCTGTTCCATGTGGGGACCGGGGTGGACCTTTCCGGGACTGTACCCGCTGTCAAGAAAAGTACCCAGGATGTATCGCTCATCGGAACGCTGGTCAATATCATTCCCTCCAATCCTTTTCAGTCTCTGGCCCAGCAGAATCTGCTGCAGATCATTTTCTTTGCGCTGATCCTGGGCTTCTGCCTGATGAAAATGGGGAGCAAAGGCGAGCCTCTCCTGAATATTTTCAGGGTCGGCAAGGAAGTGATGGGTGACCTGACCAATCGGGTCCTGGAATTCACTCCCTATGGCGTGTTCGGGCTGATGGCCACCGTGGTGGGAAAGAATGGTTCTGCCATCATGATCCCGTATCTGAAATGCATTGCAGCCTTGTATCTGTCCGGTTTCCTCTATGTGATCATCATACAGGCCGGGGTCATGGGCGGTCTGATCGGACACATTTCGCCCCTGCGCTTCCTGCGGACCATGAAAGAAGCCATGGCCTTTGTCTTTGCCACCTGTTCTTCTGTAGCGACCATCCCTATCAACCTGAAATGCACCAAGAACCTGGGGGTGGACGAGGATACGGCCAACTTCATCATTCCCTTTGGCGCCGTCATGAACATGAATGGTACGGCCATTTACGAAGCGGTTGCCGTGGTCTTCACTGCTGAGATCTTCGGCATCCATCTGAGTGCCACGGATCAGCTGATGGTCATGGTTTCCGCGACCCTGGCCGCCATCGGGACTGCCGGGATCCCCGGCTCCGGCCTGGTGATGCTGACCATCGTCCTCAGTGCAGCCCATCTGCCCATGGAAGCCATCGGACTTCTGGCCGGGATCGACCGGATCCTGAACATGGGCCGGGTCATCCCCAACATCGTAGGCGATGCTGCTTCTGCGGTTGTCATTGCCAAGAGTGAAGGAACGTTGAAGAAAGTGTAA
- a CDS encoding helix-turn-helix domain-containing protein, with the protein MARHSYEFKKKIVLEYLNSDKGCISISRKYGMASSSQLLKWAAAYKAFGDNGLKRSRSQKIYSFKEKLSVVESYLTNEISYQELAIRVGINNPSLISRWVNEFKIAGPDALRSHKKGRKKTLSQSKPKKTDTQVQQPMVNISVEHVQELENENLKLRIENAFLKELRRLRLEDEAKMRELRKSSPVSEDHSS; encoded by the coding sequence ATGGCAAGACACAGCTATGAATTTAAGAAAAAAATAGTACTGGAATACTTGAACAGTGACAAAGGGTGTATTTCTATTTCACGTAAATATGGGATGGCAAGTAGCAGCCAGCTGCTAAAGTGGGCTGCTGCTTACAAGGCATTTGGAGATAATGGTCTGAAGAGATCTCGCTCTCAAAAAATATACTCTTTCAAAGAAAAACTTTCTGTGGTAGAGTCTTACTTAACAAATGAAATCTCATATCAGGAATTGGCAATTCGTGTAGGAATCAACAATCCGTCATTGATTTCCAGATGGGTCAATGAATTTAAAATTGCGGGGCCGGATGCGTTACGGTCACATAAAAAAGGTAGGAAAAAGACTTTGAGCCAATCAAAACCCAAAAAAACAGATACCCAGGTTCAACAACCGATGGTCAACATCAGTGTGGAACATGTCCAGGAGTTAGAGAATGAAAACCTTAAACTCCGAATAGAGAATGCTTTTTTAAAAGAACTGAGGAGACTGCGTTTAGAGGACGAAGCAAAAATGAGAGAGTTGCGAAAATCATCTCCAGTCTCCGAGGATCATTCAAGTTGA
- a CDS encoding MATE family efflux transporter: protein MNRDYLVTDPPMKALFLFSLPMILGNFFQQLYNTVDSAIVGRYVGETALAAVGASYALTTVFISIAIGGGVGASVIVSRYFGAHEYGPMKQAIYTAFLTFLGLSTLLGIFGYAASSQIMTWLKTPADSLGMAEAYLRIYFLGLPFLFMYNILSATFNALGKSRYPLYFLIFSSLLNVFLDIYMVRNLGWGVAGAAWATLISQGLSAVLSYGVFMHLIRELGRAPGYFSQTQLGKMTAIALPSILQQSIVSIGMMLVQGVVNSFGAAALAGYSSALRIQYVCTVPMNAIGNAMSPYTGQNLGARKVDRVLAGYHASNKLVVLYAVIILVVLETCNEPIIRFFLGDRASAVALETGTSFLKFVGFFISIIGFKMAVDGVLRGAGDMKLFTIANLTNLGLRILISLTLAPLYGIQMVWMAEPVGWSANWLISHYEYRSMRWIHKVKIG from the coding sequence ATGAATCGGGATTATCTTGTGACCGACCCGCCTATGAAGGCCCTGTTCCTGTTTTCCCTGCCCATGATCCTGGGCAATTTCTTCCAGCAATTGTACAATACCGTAGATTCGGCCATTGTAGGCCGTTACGTGGGCGAAACAGCCCTGGCCGCCGTGGGGGCCTCCTATGCCCTCACCACGGTTTTCATCAGCATTGCCATCGGAGGCGGCGTAGGGGCTTCGGTGATCGTCAGCCGGTATTTCGGTGCCCATGAGTACGGCCCCATGAAGCAGGCCATCTACACCGCCTTCCTGACCTTCCTGGGGCTCAGCACCCTGCTGGGGATTTTCGGCTATGCCGCCAGCAGCCAGATCATGACCTGGCTGAAGACCCCGGCGGACAGTCTGGGCATGGCCGAGGCCTACCTGCGGATCTACTTCCTGGGCCTGCCCTTCCTTTTTATGTACAACATCCTTTCCGCCACTTTCAATGCCCTGGGCAAATCCCGGTATCCCCTGTATTTCCTGATTTTCTCCTCCCTGCTCAACGTGTTCCTGGACATCTACATGGTCCGGAACCTGGGCTGGGGTGTGGCCGGGGCCGCCTGGGCCACCCTGATCAGCCAGGGGCTTTCGGCGGTGCTGTCCTACGGGGTGTTCATGCACCTGATCCGTGAGCTGGGCAGGGCTCCCGGGTATTTCAGCCAAACCCAGCTGGGCAAAATGACGGCCATCGCCCTGCCTTCCATTCTGCAGCAGTCCATTGTGTCCATCGGCATGATGCTGGTACAGGGAGTGGTCAACAGTTTCGGGGCCGCAGCCCTGGCCGGCTATTCCTCCGCCCTGCGGATCCAGTACGTATGCACCGTGCCCATGAACGCCATCGGCAATGCCATGAGTCCCTACACAGGCCAGAACCTGGGCGCCCGAAAAGTGGACCGGGTTCTTGCCGGTTACCATGCCTCCAACAAACTGGTGGTGCTGTATGCGGTAATCATCCTGGTGGTGCTGGAAACCTGCAACGAGCCCATCATCCGGTTCTTCCTGGGTGACAGGGCTTCGGCCGTGGCCCTGGAAACCGGTACCTCGTTCCTGAAATTCGTGGGCTTCTTCATCAGCATCATCGGCTTCAAGATGGCCGTGGACGGCGTGCTGCGGGGTGCCGGGGATATGAAGCTGTTCACCATCGCCAATCTGACCAACCTGGGCCTGCGGATCCTGATTTCCCTCACCCTGGCCCCCCTCTACGGCATTCAGATGGTCTGGATGGCCGAACCGGTGGGCTGGAGTGCCAACTGGCTGATCAGCCATTACGAGTACCGCTCGATGCGGTGGATCCACAAGGTGAAGATCGGATAA
- the hgdC gene encoding (R)-2-hydroxyglutaryl-CoA dehydratase activase HgdC has product MAIYTLGIDVGSTASKCVILKDGRDIVAKSLVPVGTGTTGPARSIEEVLKNAGMKREDMDFTLATGYGRNSLEGIADKQMSELSCHAMGASFIWPNVHTVIDIGGQDVKVIHVENGTMTNFQMNDKCAAGTGRFLDVMAGILEVKVGDLAALGARAKEKISISSTCTVFAESEVISQLSKGATKEDIIDGVHRSVASRVVGLAQRVGVKGDVVMTGGVAQNYGVREALEQGLGVEIQTSPLAQYNGALGAALYAYKQALKKIA; this is encoded by the coding sequence ATGGCAATTTATACGTTGGGTATCGATGTGGGTTCTACGGCTTCCAAATGCGTGATTCTGAAGGATGGCAGGGATATCGTGGCCAAGTCCCTGGTTCCGGTGGGTACCGGTACCACCGGTCCGGCCCGTTCCATTGAAGAAGTGCTGAAGAATGCCGGCATGAAACGGGAAGATATGGACTTCACCCTGGCTACGGGTTATGGGCGGAACTCTCTGGAGGGCATCGCCGACAAGCAGATGAGCGAACTGAGCTGCCATGCCATGGGCGCCAGCTTCATCTGGCCCAACGTGCATACGGTCATCGACATCGGCGGTCAGGATGTGAAGGTCATCCATGTGGAAAACGGCACCATGACCAACTTCCAGATGAACGACAAATGTGCGGCTGGCACCGGCCGGTTCCTGGACGTCATGGCCGGGATCCTGGAAGTGAAGGTGGGGGACCTGGCGGCCCTGGGTGCCAGAGCGAAGGAAAAGATTTCCATCAGCTCCACCTGCACCGTGTTCGCCGAAAGTGAAGTCATCAGCCAGCTGTCCAAGGGGGCAACCAAGGAAGACATCATCGACGGGGTCCACCGTTCCGTGGCCAGCCGTGTGGTGGGCCTGGCCCAGCGGGTGGGCGTGAAAGGCGATGTGGTGATGACCGGCGGCGTAGCCCAGAACTACGGGGTACGGGAAGCCCTGGAACAGGGCCTGGGCGTGGAAATCCAGACCAGCCCTCTGGCCCAGTACAATGGGGCCCTGGGTGCCGCCCTGTACGCTTACAAACAGGCCTTGAAGAAAATCGCATAA
- the wbaP gene encoding undecaprenyl-phosphate galactose phosphotransferase WbaP, whose amino-acid sequence MSRAAFSESHPDSFIHHHLNYFLPTVYTITDWLMILLAEVLSYHLRCFVTGNTHLHIAWLNAWVAFPLLFLLFFRQAGIYTRRMGYWKLMECICWGCTYATGAIVVFVYMSHIATSTSRLFIGFLWLFAFLLVTLSRYFIAHLLNWAGVGSIPLLLVGAGKTARLILQGIQDDVGLNYNVIGYVDDAGPQPENVGDLSYLGTFDQVTDVIGKTGVQDVCIAAPGLTPDKLNSLMHGIQPHVRNLGFVPDLIGLPVNGVEVDSLFNERMILMSLKNNLARPYNRMCKRLFDLVLTLVGVVLLSPVFLVLAILIKLDSRGPVIFAHQRIGKDGKLFPCLKFRTMCVDADRKLKEYLAANPEARKEWEAEFKLKDDPRVTRVGKVLRRTSLDELPQLFNVLSGQMSLVGPRPIVTAEIPKYGPYIKDFYMVRPGITGMWQVNGRSDTTYEERVQMDSWYVRNWGVWLDIMLLWRTFGVVLSHKGAY is encoded by the coding sequence ATGTCCCGTGCAGCCTTTTCGGAGTCCCATCCCGACTCCTTTATCCATCATCACCTGAATTACTTTCTGCCCACGGTATACACCATCACCGACTGGCTGATGATCCTTCTGGCAGAAGTGCTTTCGTACCACCTGCGCTGCTTCGTTACCGGCAATACCCATCTGCACATTGCCTGGCTGAACGCCTGGGTGGCCTTTCCGCTGCTGTTTCTCCTGTTCTTCCGCCAGGCGGGCATCTACACCCGGCGGATGGGGTACTGGAAGCTGATGGAATGCATCTGCTGGGGCTGCACCTATGCCACGGGTGCCATTGTGGTGTTCGTGTACATGTCCCATATCGCCACCAGCACGTCCCGGCTGTTCATCGGGTTCCTGTGGCTGTTTGCCTTCCTGCTGGTGACCCTGTCCCGGTATTTTATCGCCCATCTGCTGAACTGGGCCGGGGTGGGGAGCATCCCCCTGCTGCTGGTGGGAGCCGGCAAGACAGCCCGCCTGATCCTGCAGGGGATCCAAGATGACGTGGGCCTGAACTACAACGTGATCGGGTACGTGGATGACGCCGGGCCTCAGCCGGAGAATGTGGGAGACCTGTCCTATCTGGGCACTTTCGACCAGGTGACGGATGTAATCGGAAAGACCGGTGTACAGGATGTGTGCATTGCCGCACCGGGCCTGACCCCGGACAAACTCAACAGCCTGATGCATGGGATCCAGCCCCATGTACGGAACCTGGGCTTTGTGCCAGACCTGATCGGTCTTCCTGTCAATGGAGTGGAAGTGGATTCCCTGTTCAATGAGCGGATGATCCTTATGAGCCTGAAGAACAACCTGGCCCGTCCCTACAACCGGATGTGCAAGCGCCTGTTCGACCTGGTGCTGACCCTGGTGGGGGTGGTGCTGCTGAGCCCGGTGTTCCTGGTGCTGGCCATTCTGATCAAGCTGGATTCCCGGGGGCCGGTGATCTTCGCCCACCAGCGCATCGGCAAGGATGGCAAACTGTTCCCCTGCCTGAAGTTCCGCACCATGTGCGTGGATGCGGACCGGAAACTGAAGGAATACCTGGCCGCCAATCCGGAGGCCCGGAAGGAATGGGAAGCGGAGTTCAAACTGAAGGACGATCCCCGGGTGACCCGGGTGGGGAAGGTGCTGCGGCGCACCAGCCTGGACGAACTGCCCCAGCTGTTCAACGTGCTGAGCGGCCAGATGAGCCTGGTGGGGCCCCGGCCCATCGTCACGGCGGAGATCCCCAAATACGGGCCCTATATCAAGGACTTTTACATGGTGCGTCCGGGCATCACAGGCATGTGGCAGGTGAACGGCCGCAGCGATACCACCTACGAGGAACGGGTGCAGATGGATTCCTGGTATGTGCGTAACTGGGGCGTCTGGCTGGATATCATGCTGCTGTGGCGGACCTTCGGGGTGGTGCTGAGCCATAAGGGGGCCTATTAA
- a CDS encoding UxaA family hydrolase, producing MSFWGYRRAEGRPGIRNHVLILPTCACGSESCRVVASQVRGAVNIIFNTGCSDVAANTEMSQKVLTGFATNPNVYGVVIIGLGCETVGHAQLAEKIRKMTSKPVVDFGIQDEGGTLKTIEKAVRAARDMAQEAGRQQKELFPMSEFFLGIECGGSDATSGIASNPAVGEASDILVDLGATSMMSESIEWIGGEHILAKRAATPAIHNQIIEVCRAYEKHLAGAGQDCRAGQPTPGNKAGGLSTLDEKSLGCIRKGGTRPIREVLEQAKKPTQTGALVMDTAGYDISSVTSMVAAGCQAVIFTTGRGTPTGNAIAPVIKVTANGRTYKNMEDNMDVDLSTIVRGEKTYKQMGRELVDEIHEVANGKLTKAEAYGFSDIAVDHVCRFV from the coding sequence ATGTCCTTCTGGGGATACCGGAGAGCCGAAGGCCGTCCGGGCATCCGCAACCATGTGCTGATCCTGCCCACCTGCGCCTGCGGAAGCGAAAGCTGCCGTGTGGTGGCCAGCCAGGTACGGGGCGCCGTCAACATCATCTTCAATACGGGCTGCAGCGATGTGGCTGCCAATACGGAAATGAGCCAGAAAGTCCTGACCGGGTTTGCCACCAATCCCAATGTATATGGCGTCGTCATCATCGGCCTGGGCTGTGAAACGGTGGGCCATGCCCAGCTGGCGGAGAAAATCCGGAAAATGACCAGCAAGCCTGTGGTTGACTTCGGGATCCAGGACGAGGGCGGTACCCTCAAGACCATTGAAAAGGCTGTACGGGCAGCCAGGGATATGGCCCAGGAGGCTGGACGGCAGCAAAAGGAACTCTTCCCCATGAGCGAATTCTTCCTGGGGATCGAATGTGGCGGCAGCGATGCCACCAGCGGTATCGCCAGCAATCCGGCTGTAGGGGAAGCCAGTGACATCCTGGTGGACCTGGGAGCCACCAGCATGATGAGCGAATCCATCGAATGGATCGGTGGGGAACACATCCTGGCCAAACGGGCCGCTACGCCTGCTATCCACAACCAGATCATCGAGGTGTGCCGGGCTTACGAGAAACATCTGGCTGGAGCCGGACAGGACTGCCGGGCCGGGCAGCCCACCCCGGGGAACAAAGCAGGTGGTTTGTCCACCCTGGATGAGAAGAGCCTGGGCTGCATCCGCAAGGGGGGAACCCGTCCCATCCGGGAAGTCCTGGAACAGGCGAAGAAACCGACGCAAACGGGAGCGCTGGTGATGGACACGGCAGGATACGATATTTCTTCTGTGACCAGTATGGTGGCTGCCGGCTGCCAGGCGGTGATCTTCACCACCGGGCGGGGGACGCCCACCGGCAATGCCATTGCACCGGTGATCAAGGTGACTGCCAATGGACGGACCTATAAAAATATGGAAGACAATATGGATGTAGACCTGAGTACCATCGTCCGGGGTGAAAAGACCTACAAGCAGATGGGCCGGGAACTGGTTGACGAAATCCATGAAGTGGCCAACGGAAAACTGACCAAGGCAGAAGCCTATGGATTCTCCGATATTGCCGTAGACCATGTATGCCGGTTTGTGTAA